The nucleotide sequence CCGGGGTGCTGGCCAGTGCCACCGGCATGGACAAGGAATTCACCAAGAAGCTGCTCGTCGCCGAGGGACTTCCGGTCGGCGCGCACGCGGTGCTGCGGCCCTCGCGCGCGACGCTGGACTCCGGCGAATGCGAACGCCTAGGTCTGCCGGTGTTCGTCAAGCCGGCGCGGGGCGGTTCGTCGATCGGAGTCAACCGGGTGTCGAGCTGGGACCAGCTGCCCGCCGCGATCGCCGACGCGCGCCGCCACGACCCGAAAGTGATTGTGGAGGCGGCGATCATCGGGCGCGAGCTGGAGTGCGGCGTGCTCGAAATGCCCGACGGCACAGTGCAAGCCAGCACGGTGGGCGAGATCCGGGTCGCCGGGGTGAGGGGCCGGGAGGATTCCTTCTACGACTTCGCCACCAAATACCTCGACGACGCAGCCGAATTGGACGTGCCCGCCAAGATCGATGACGACATCGCCGACGCGGTGCGCCAATTGGCGATCCGCGCGTTTCGCGCCATCGATTGCCAGGGCCTGGCCCGCGTCGATTTCTTCCTCACCGACGACGGGCCGGTGATCAACGAGATCAACACGATGCCGGGCTTCACCACGATCTCGATGTACCCGCGGATGTGGGCCGCGAGCGGCGTCGACTATCCGACCCTGCTGGCCACCATGGTCCAGACCGCGTTGGCGCGCGGCGCCGGACTGCGCTAGCCGACCGGCCCGGGATCGATCGGCACCGCCGCGATGGTGCGGTCGATCACCTCGGAGAGCTCCTGGATGGGCGTTGGCCCCGACCCCGACGGCAGCGTCAGCGCGATGTACACCGGCCGGTCCACCGTGTACCAGGACTTGTCCACCCGAAACCATTGCACCCGGTCGACCATTTGGATGGGCGAGCCCACCACGAACTCGGCCGGGCGGTCGAGCCCGCAGCGCAGCACCACCGGCTCGCTGTCGGGCCCTGCCCGCCAGGCGGTCGCGCCCTCGGGCGCGGGTTGCGCCAACGGTGCGCGCTGGTAGTCGCCGAGCTTTTCGGGTAAGGCCCGCTGCAGCGCCTGGCACGCGCCGTCGGTTGCGTGCGGCGCGGGCACGCCGGGCAGGGCAAGCGGCCGCGACGGCGCCTGACGGGTTGCGGCGATGACCAGGATCACGCCGATCGCCACCACGGCGAGCGCGATCGCGGCGATGATCAGCGCCCGTGGCGGAGCGCCCGCATCTCCTGGATCACCTGCCATTTGTCGATTCTCATACACTGGCGCCGTGGGTGAGTCCCCGACGCTGCGGCAGCTCGGCGAATTCGCCGTCATCGACCGGCTGGTGCGGGGCCGCCGCCAGCCGGTCGAGGTCGCGGTGGGGCCGGGCGATGACGCGGCGGTGGTGGCGGCCGGCGATGGCCGCGCCGTGGTGTCCACCGATGTGCTGGTGCAGGATCGCCACTTCCGGCTGGACTGGTCGACACCCCATGACGTCGGCCGCAAGGCGATCGCCCAGAACGCGGCGGACATCGAGGCCATGGGCGGGCGGGCCGTCGCGTTCGTGGCGGGCTTCGGGGCGCCCGGCGAGACGCCGACAGCGCAGGTGGATGAGCTGGTCGACGGCTTGTGGGAGGAGGCGCAGCGGCTCGGCGCCGGCATCGTCGGCGGCGACCTGGTCAGCTGCCCGCAGTGGGTGCTGTCGGTGACGGTGCTCGGCGACCTGGACGGCCGCGCGCCGGTGTTGCGGTCGGGGGCCACGGCCGGATCAACGGTTGCGGTGGCCGGGGACCTGGGTCGCTCGGCCGCCGGATACGCCTTGTGGCACAACGATATTGCGGGCTTCGACGAGTTACGCCGGCGCCATCTGGTGCCGCGGCCGCCCTATGGGCAGGGCGCGGTGGCGGCGGTCGCCGGGGCCCAGGCGATGATCGACGTCTCCGACGGTCTGATCGCCGACCTGGGGCACGTCGCCGACGCGTCCGGGGTGGGCATCGAGCTGTTCCGCGCCGGGTTGGCCGCCGACCACGACGCGCTGGTGGACGCCGGGGCGGCGGCGGGCGCCGACCCGTGGTCCTGGGTGTTGTCCGGCGGCGAAGACCACGCGCTGGCGGCGTGTTTCGCCGGCGCGGTGCCCGACGGCTGGCGCGTCATCGGGCGCGTGCTCGACGGGCCGGCCCGATTGCTCGTCGACGGCGAACCGTGGCGTGGGAATGCGGGCTGGCAGTCCTTTGGACAGTAGGGTTGGCCGGTGACCGTGTACGCGATCGCCCAGTTGAGGTTCACCGACCGGGCGGCCTACGACCGCTACCAGGCCAGCTTCATGGAGGTGTTCGCCCGTCACCAGGGCACCCTGCTGGCGGCCGACGAGTCGCCCGAGGTGGTGGAGGGGCAGTGGGACCGGGAGAAGGTGGTGCTGATGTCTTTTCCTGACGAGGCGGCCTTTCGGCGGTGGGCGGAATCGCCCGAATATCAGCAAATCTCACGGGACCGGCGGGCGGGCGCCGACACGGTCGTGCTGCTGGCGAAGGGGCTGCGATGACGGCGCGCCCGCTCCGCGAGCTCGTCGAGCAGGGCTGGGCGGCCGCGCTGGAGCCGGTGGCGGACCACGTCGCCCAGATGGGCCAGTTCCTGCGGGCCGAGATCGAGGCTGGGCGCCGGTATCTGCCGGCGGGCCCTAACGTGTTGCGCGCCTTCACCTTTCCGTTCGACAAGGTGCGGGTGCTGATCGTCGGGCAGGATCCCTACCCGACGCCCGGGCACGCGGTGGGACTGAGCTTCTCGGTGGCTCCGGAGGTGCGGCCACTGCCCCGCAGCCTAGAGAACATCTTTAGCGAGTACTCTGCCGATCTGGGGCATCCGCCGCCCTCGTGCGGCGATTTGACGCCCTGGGCCGAGCGGGGGGTGATGCTGTTGAACAGGGTGCTGACCGTGCGGCCGAGCTACCCGGCGTCGCATCGGGGCAAGGGCTGGGAAGCCGTCACGGAGTGCGCGATTCGCGCGCTGGTTGCGCGTTCGCAGCCGATGGTGGCGATCTTGTGGGGCCGCGACGCGTCCACCCTCAAGCCGATGCTGGCCGAAGGTGACTGTGTCGCGATCGAATCGCCGCATCCCTCGCCGCTGTCGGCGTCGCGGGGGTTCTTCGGCTCGCGACCGTTCAGCCGCGCCAACGAGCTGTTGGCGCAGATGGGCGCCGAACCGATCGATTGGCGCCTGCCATGAGCGAGATGACGGCGCTGCGCGCACACCGCCGGGGCGGGCCGGAGGTGCTGGTGGTCGAGCAGGCGCCGGTGCCAGTCCCCGCCGTGGGCGAGGTGTTGGTGGCGGTGCACGCCGCGGCCATCACCTTCGACGAGTTGACCTGGGACGAAACCTGGGCTCGAAACCCGGCGATCCTGTCCCACGAAATATCCGGCGTGGTCAGCGAAATCGCTTCCGGTGTAACAGAATTCAAGCCAGGCGACGCCGTCTACGGGTTGGTCGACTTTGACCGCGATGGTGGGGCGGCCGAGTTTGTCGCGGTCCCGGCCGCCCAGTTGGCCGCCAAGCCGTCGACCGTGTCGCACGCCGAGGCGGCGGCGCTGCCGCTAGCCGGGCTGACCGCGCTGCAGGCGCTGGTCGACCAGGCCGCGGTGCGGCCGGGGGAGTCGGTGTTGGTGCACGGCGGGGCGGGCGGAGTCGGTGCGCTGACGGTGCAATTGGCCGCCATTTTCGGCGCGAACGTGACCGCCACCATCCGCAGCGACGCCACCGAGCTGGTCCGCGGCTTCGGCGCCCAGCGGGTGATCGACGTGCGCGCCGAATCCTTCGAAGACAGCGGGCCCTACGACGTGATCGTTGACAGCGTCGGCGGCGAGATCCTGCCGCGGTCCTGCGCCGTGCTGCGCCCCGGCGGGCGGCTGATCACGCTGTCGGCGCCCCCGCCGGAGGGTGTGACGGCAACGTTTTTCGTCGTCACACCCAATCGTGACCAGCTCGCCGAGCTGGCCGGGCTGGTCGACAGCGGCCGGCTGCGGGTGCCGATCGCCGAGACGTTCCCGCTGGCCGAGGGTCGGCAGGCATTCGAAAGCGGCCAGCGCCGAAACCGGCGCGCCGGCAAGACCGTGCTCGAAGTCAAGCCGGGAAGTTGACGTCCTTCGTCACAGCCTTCCATTCCTCGATCGACGCCGACGTCGCGGCGATCTTGTCGCGCATGGCCTTGAGCACGTCGCGGCCCAGCAACAACCGCAGCGGGGGATCGTCGAGTTTGGTCACCATTAGCACCGCCTCGGCGACCTTGCGCGGATCGCCGGGCAGGTGATCGGCGAACTGCTTGATCAGGTCCTTGCGCGCCTTGACGTCGGCGTAATCGGGTATCGGGGTGGCCGATTCCTTCATCGATCTGGTCGCCCAGTCGGTACGGAAGGCGCCCGGTTCAATGGCGGTCACCTTGATGCCCAGCGGCCGCACCTCGGTGGCGAGCGCTTCGGTCACCGCCTCCAGCGCGAATTTGGTTGACGAGTAGTAGGCGTTCGGCGGGTTGGCCACCAGGCCGGTCATCGACGACATGTTGATGATGTGACCGGAGCCGCGCGCACGCATCGCCGGCAGTACGGCCTTGATCATGTCGACGGCGCCGAAGTAGTTGACGTCGAACAGCTTTCGGACTTCGGCGTCCTCGCCCTCTTCCACCGCGGACAGGTAGCCGTGGCCCGCGTTGTTGACCAGCACGTCGATCCCACCGAACGCGTCTTCGGCCGCCGACACCGCGGCCGCCACCTGGCCGGCGTCGGTGACGTCCAGCGCCACGGCCAGGGCCCGATCCGGGAATTCGTCGGCGAAATCGGCCACCGCGTCGGCGCGGCGCGCGGTCACCACCACGCTGTGGCCGGCTTCCAGTGCGGCGCGCGCGATTTCGCGGCCAAATCCGGTGGAACAACCGGTGATCAGCCAGCGCGCCATCTCAGGCCGTCCCTTCCGGCAGGCGGCGCAGATAGGCCTTGCGGCGTTCGGCAAGCTCGGTCGCGCGCTGCTGCGGCGTCACCCGCGGGAGATGCGGCACCTCGGTATCGAGCTGGTCCAGCTTGACCACCCGCCCGCGCGCGCCCAGGTCCGGGCGGGGACCCGCCTCGCCGAACTCCGCCATCCGCAGCGTCAGGATGGCTTCCCGCAGGCCGTCGGAGTCGATCCAGTTCGCCACGCCGGGGTCGACGGGGGAGATCACGTAGGTGTAGCTGCCGTCCCCGTTGGGCACCGACTGCGCCTTGTTCAGGCTGCCGGTGCGGTCCACGAGTTCCAGTGTGGTGCCCCAGATGTTGCTCAGCGGCACGGTGAAGTACTCGGCGCCGCCGTCGTTAAGGTCGACGACGAACGCCTCGTCAGGGGCCAGGTCGAAGCGGCCCATGACGTAAACCTGGTTGCGCATCGCGCCGACCTTGTCGGCCGACCACGCCAGGTTGAACTCGTTGGCCGGCATCTTGTACACGCCGTGGCTGAGCTTGCCGGTGAAATTCGCGAAGTGGGCCATCATCGCCGCGGTCGCTTCGGCCTGCTCGTCGAGCGTGCGTGCCGGCGCTACCGGGGGGCCGCCGAGTCGTTGCACCTCAAAGTAATTGGGATCGTCGCGGCCCCAATCCAGCAGCACATCGCGGATGTAGAACTCGTGAGCCGCCGGCGAGGTCTGCACGTGGTTGGGTCGCCCGTTGGCGGGCTCGGCGTCGACGGTGATGGTGAAGCTGCCGTCGGAGTCGACCTGCATGGTGCGGCCGTTGAGCACGTCGATGGTGCCCATGTTGGCGTCCCACAGCGTGAAATAGTTCTCGGTCATGCGGTGTTCGCCGACCCGGCCGCGGATCTCATAGCGCTCGTCGCCGGAGATCGGGATGACCCGGTAGACGCTGTCGGGATTGTCGATGCCCCAACGTGATCCGGGAATGCGCCGGCCGTCCACCGGGTGCGCCAGCCGGGTGATGCAGCTGACCTTGGGCCGCAGCTTGTCTTGGTTACTCGACCACACCGCCGCCGAGAACATCACCTCGGCGAAAGCGTCGTCGAACCGCTCGCGCATCGCGTCGGATGCCTTGGCGCGGCTCAGCCAGGTCTCGGCGACGCTTTGATAGGCGGCCTTGACGGTGGGGTGCTCGATCAAATCGAGGGCCGCCAGCTCCTGCTGGTGCTGCGACCTTGTCGCGACAGGATCATCAACCATTGCCGGACTCCTTCGGTCTAAAACGCTTGTTGTACAACGTGAATCGCTCATCGACCTGCTCGGGGAGCAGACCGTAGTCTTGCAGCCGGTACGCCGGGCGCGCCGCCTCGCGGGGACGTTCATCCAGCCAACGCCGCATCGCCGCCTCGGCCTCCGCGGTCAGCGGCATGCCGATCGCGTCGTAGACGCGGGCCACCTGCCCGATCGGGTCGGCCACCGCGTCGTCGAATTCGATGTCGGTGACGACGGCGTCGGACCAGCTGTCGCGCACCGCCATTGCGCGATCGTTGGTCCAGCCCATCCGCTGCAGCCACTGCGCGCCCACCCGATGCGGGTCGACGGTGTCGGCGTGCATCGCGTGCAGGGTCGCGTTGAGGCTGGCGCCCGAGGCGATCGTGGTGCGCGGATCGCGATGCATGTGCACGATGTGCACACCGGGAAATTGGGCCCGCAGCAGGTCCAGGTAACCGAGGTGCGCCGGCGACTTGAGCACCCAGCGCTGCCCATGCACGCCCTGCTGCCGCTTCTGCCATTGCAGGAACTGCAGCATGCGATGCAGGTAGTCGTAGGCGGGAGTGAAGTCCTGCTCGTCGAGCCAGGAGCGGTAGTGCGGAAGGTTGGCGCCCGACTCGGGGACATGCGACAGGAAGGCGTCGGCCAGAAAAACGATCTCTTCCTCGGGTTCGCGCGCGTACATCGGGTGGATGGCGAACAGGTCCGGCGCCAGCTCGCGAGATTTGGCCTCGCGCGCCTCGCTGATGGCGATGCGCGGATCGACACCGATGAATTGGTGGTCGAGCCGCGGCGCGACCTCGACCACCTCCCAGCCGTACGCGCAGATGAACCGCGGATCGGCGGCCAGCAGGCGCTGGGCCAGCGTGGTTCCGCTGCGCATCATCCCGACCACGACGATCGGCGCGGCCACCTTCTCCTCGAGGATCTCCGGGTGGCGGCGGATCCACTCCTGGGTGCGCAACCGCATCCGCAAGCTGTGCACGATGCCCGACCGCAGAATGTGCGCCCCGATCGCGTTGAGCTCGGCGTGCGGGTAGTCGGCCAGCAGCACGCTCAGCGGGCGTTCGAATTCGCCCGGCCCCCAATCGGTCAGCGATTCCTTGCGTTGCGCATCGGCCAGGATGGCCGCGATCTCGAACACGGGCCTTCAGAACTTCAAGTGGTGGCTGGTGTCGCCGACCTGGTCGACGAACATGGTGCGGCTGTCGAACCACCACACACCGTCGATGCGGTGGAAGGTGTCCTTGTAATGCCCGGTGACGATCACCTGCAGCGGCAGATCGGGGGTGGCCTGCGTGACGCAGTAGTAGGACGTGCTGCGGGCCGTCCCCGCCTCCTCGTCGATGTACAGCTGCACGTTGGTCGTGTTGTGGTGGGTCTTGGGGGTGCCGTCGTCCTCGTAGATGCGGGTGGCCATCTCGTACATTTCCCGCACCCTGGCGGTGCCGGCGAACACCGTCTCGGGCGGACCGTTCTCGACGCCGCAGATGCGGCCGTGCTCGAACAGCCGCGCCACGCCGTCCAGATCGCCGCCGTCGATGAGTTCGGCGTAGGTGTAGATCAGGTTGGTGATCGCTGTTGCGCTGTCGCTCACGTCCGATTCACTCCTGCCTGTCGGCCCGGCGGTTAGCCATACTATTAATCTTGGTGCCGTGACCTTACCCTGGACGCCCAGCCGGCTCGGCGACCTCACCGGCAAAACAATCATCGTGACGGGCGCGACCAACGGCGTCGGGCTCGGCACGGCGCGTGCGCTGGCCAGAGCCGGCGCCCACGTCATCCTGGCCGTGCGCAACACCGACTTGGGTGAGCAACGGGCGGCCGAGATGGGCGGCAACACGACGGTGGTCAAGCTCGACCTCGCCGACCAGTCGTCGGTGCACGCCTTTCCCGATCTGATCGACGGGCCGATCGACATCCTGATCAACAACGCCGGCACCCTGACCGATCGGCGCACCGACACCGTCGACGGCTTCGAGATGACGCTGGGCACCAACCTGCTCGGGCCGTTCGCGCTGACCAATCTGCTGCTGCCGCGGGTGCGTTCGCAGATCATCAACGTCGGCTCCGACGCGCACCGGTCGGCGACGCTGCACACCGACGACCTGCATCTGCGCCGCGACAAGTGGTCGAGGTTGGGCGCCTACGGGCAGTCGAAGCTCGCCGTGATGTTGTGGGGGCTCGAGCTGGACCGCCGGCTGCGCGCCGCCGGCTCGCCGATCGTCAGCCAGCTCACGCATCCGGGGTGGGTGGCCTCGAACCTGTCGCATCTGTCCGACTCGCCGCTGATGTCGTTGTCGCACAAGGCCGTCAAGGCGGTGGCCGACCGGCTGGCCAACGACATCGACGAAGGGGCGGCGCCGACGCTGTACTGCATCAGTGAGCCGATCCCCCCGGGCAGCTACGTCGGGGTGAGCGGCCGGTTCGGCCTGCGCGGCGGCCCGGTGCTGATCGGCCGCACGCAGCTGGCCTGCGACTACGACACCGCCGCCCGCCTGGTGGCCTTCGCCGAACACGAGACCGGCACCAAGCTGGAGGTTCCCGCTCATGGGTGAACTCGACGACACGGTCGCCGTTATCACGGGTGCGGCGCGCGGCCAGGGCCGCAGCCACGCGGTGGCGCTCGCCGAACAGGGCGCCGACATCATCGCCGTGGACATCTGCGCCGACATCGATTCGATTCCGTACCAGCTGGGCACCAAGGCCGACCTCGACGAGACCGTGCGGTTGGTGCAAGCCGCGGGGCGCAAGGCGGTACCCGTCGTCGCCGACGTGCGGGACCGGGCCGCGCTGGAAGCCGGGGTGCAGGCGGGCATCGACGAGGTCGGCGAGATCGACATCGTCATCGCCAACGCCGGGGTGGTGGCGATCGGCGACCCCGATGAACGCTCCGAACCGGTGTTCAACACGATCGTCGACACCAACCTGAAGGGTGTGTGGCACACCATGATCGCGACGGTGCCGTCGATCATCCGCAAGGGCCGCGGCGGCTCGGTCGTGCTGATCAGTTCGTCGCAGGGGCTGACCGGCAAGGGCGGCGACGGCAGCGCCGCGATGTTCGCCTACGCCGCGTCCAAGCACGGCGTGGTGGGCCTGATGCGTTCGGCGGCGAATGCCTATGCGCCGCACAGGATTCGGGTCAATTCGGTGAATCCGAGCGGTGTCGCGACGCCGATGATCCTCAACGACTTCGTGGTCAACAGCATGCTGGAGCGTCCCAATCCGGCGATCTCGGGGATGCTGCTCCCGGGCGTGCCGTTGGTGGAGGCGCGAGACGTCACCGAGGCGGTGCTGTGGTTGGTCAGCCCGCGTTCGCGGTATGTGACCGGCGTGGCGATACCGGTGGACGCCGGGCACACCATCATGTGATCAGCGCGGCGCGACGATGCCGTTGTCGTAGGCGTAGACGATCGCCGCGGCGCGGTCGCGCAGGTTGAGCTTTCCGAAGATGCGGCCGATGTGGCTTTTGACCGTGACGCCGGAGATGAACAGTTCGTCGGCGATCTCGTTGTTGGACAAGCCTTTTCCGATCAGGGTCAGCACGTCGAGCTCGCGGCTGGTCAGTTCGGCGATGTCGCTTCTATCCCGGGCCGCGGCCGCCTTGCGGTACGTGGTGAGCACGCGTGCGGTGACGGCGGGATCCAGGTAGCTGTCGCCCCGGGCGACGGCCCGCACCGCGCGGATCAGCTCTTCGGCCGACGAGTCCTTGAGCACGAAACCCGCCGCCCCGGCACGCAATGCGCCGGAGAGCAGCTCGTCCTCGTTGAAGGTGGTCAGCGCCAGCACCGGCGGGGCGCCGGCGAGCCCGGCCAGTCGCCGCGTCGCTTCGATGCCGTCGACTCGACGCATCCGCAGGTCCATCACGACGATGTCGGGTTGGTGGCGGGCAACGGCGTCGGGCACCTCGTCGCCGTCGGCGCATTCGGCGATGACGTTGAAACCGTCCTTGCGGCGCAGGATTCGGCGCAGCCCGGAGCGCACCAGGTCCTGATCGTCGACGAGCAGCACGGCGACGTCGGGTGATTCGTCCGTCATGTTGTGGAGCACCATGGCGGACGCCAACCGCCGTTCCCGTCGTGCAGGGGTATCTCGGCGCGCACCGACCACCCCTCGGTGGTGGGGCCGGCTTCGATCACGCCGCCGAGCAGCTCGACTCGCTGGCGCATGCCACGCAGGCCGCGCCCTTCCGGCGATGCGGTGACCGCCACGGTGGCGGGCAGCCGGTTGGTGACGGCGAGCCGGGCCGAGTCCGTCGAGATCGTCAGTCCCACAGCAGATTTCGAGTCAGGGGCGTGTTTGGCGATGTTGGCCAGCGACTCTTGAACGATGCGGTACAGGGCAAGTCCAACGGCCCCCGACACGTGCCGGGTCGACCCGTCGATGTGCAGCGCGACGGCCAGGCCGGCCCGCTCGAAATCCCCGACGAGAACCTCGATGTCGTCGACGCCGGGTTCGGGTGTGGTCTTCCCTTTCCGCGGCGAGTCGTCGAGTAGTCCCACGGTGCGACGGATGTCGGCCATCGCTTGGCGGCCCAGCTGCTCGGCCTGCTCGAGCGCCTCGACGGCGTCGTCGATGTCGCCCGAGTCCCGATCCTGTTGCAGCGCCCGCCGGGCGCCGGTCACGTGCAGCAGCGTGATCGACAGCGAATGGGCGATGACGTCGTGCACCTCGCGGGCGATGCGGCGTCGTTCGTCGGCCGCGGCGTGCTCGGCCAGGGTCTCCTGCACCCGGATCTGCTCGGCCAGCAGCAGTCGTTGGGTGCGCATCAGGTAGCCGATCAGCCACGCCCCGGCCACGAAACCCAGGTACAGCACCACCGCGTCAAGGCGGTGCAGCGCGGAAGCGCTGAGTAGCAGCGCGGCCGCCGATAGAGCGGCCAGGAAGCCGCCGAGCGCGGAGCTCAATGCGCCGACCGCTCCAACCATCAACACCAGCAAGGACGGCGCGAAGTCCGCATGTACCGGCGTCGACGTGGCGAACAGCATGACCGCTGTGGCCGCCGACCACGCCGCCCACAACAGCGCGGGACGGACCTTGATGTTGAGGACGGCGAACGCCAGCATGGGCGAGAGGGCGAGCACGAACGCGGCCAACACGACGGGCAGGTCGGACGACGGCCGCTGCAGGGTCGCGATCGCCCCGCCGACGAGCACGATGGCATCGGTGATCATCAGAAACGACCACGTGATGCCCACTGGGATCAGCTCGCTGCGCTGGCGGACCCGTTCCCGCAGATATGCCGTTGCGGCATGCCACATCACCTCATCGTAAAAGAGTGGCGTGCGCGGCCACATCCTGCTCGGGTCGCAATGAGCCGGCACCGCTCTCCGCCCGTGGTAGGAGACGAATTGCGAACCTCGGCACGACGCGCACCGTGAGTCGGTGTTCGTAGCGTTTTGGTCATGACATGGACACTGCTGCACGACCGAATGGCCTTCATGGCCGAGGTGATTCGAGCCGCTGAAACCGACCCCGAGGCGGCACTTGACTTGGCCGACAGGGCATCCGAGGTGGCTCGGCTCTTCGGCGATGAGGAGGGACTGCTGCTCTCGCTGCGGCAGCGCTGGATGACGATGTTGGTCGCCAAGCTGGATCAGGCCGCGCACGACGAGATTCCGGCCGATCGGGCCAGGGCGGACCTGGTGGCCGCGCAGCCCGGGCTGCACGCGCTGGTGCAGGCCGCGGCCCGGCGATCGCTGCGGGTGCGGTCCCTGTCGCGCGGTGAGCACCGGGCGATGGAATTCTTCGGATCAACCGGCAGCCGGCTGACCGTTGCGTGAACGCGCCGCCCTGCTGATCGTCGGCCTGTGGGTGCTGGCGGCGGCCGTCGGCAATCTGGCAGTGCCGCAACTGGAGCGGGTCGTCGACTCGCATTCTCGGTCCTTCATGCCCGCGGCCGCGCCGAGCTCTATCGCGGCGACGGCCGCCGCCCGCCTCTTCGATCAGACGCCCAGCAATAACTTCATTTACGTTGTGCTGGAACGAAATCAGCCGCTCACTTCGCGTGACCGACAGTTTTACGACACCTTGACGGCGGCGCTGGGCTCCGAGCCGAGTCGGGTGTATGCGGTGACGGATCTGTGGTCGCAGCCCGCGACGGCGGCCGGCGCCCAGAGCGACGACGGCAAGGCCGTCAGCGTGATGGTCCGGCTCGCCGGGATGCTGGGCACCTCGGCGGCGCGGGATTCGGTTGAGTTCGTGCGCAACACAGTGCAGCGGCTGTCGCCTCCGGCGGGCCTGCAGGTTCGCGTGACCGGTCCCGGCGCCACCATCGTCGACGAATTCGCCGCGATCGATCGGCAGATGCTTTCGATCACCGCCGCCACCGTGGGTCTCATCCTGCTGTTGCTGTTGGTGGTGTACCGGTCGCCGATCGCGGCGGCGATCCCTTTGGCGTCGGTGGGTTTGGCGCTGGCCGTGGCCCGGTCAGTTGTTGCGGCGCTGGGGATGTCGGGCCTCGTCGAGGTGTCGTTGTTCTCGGTGGCGTTGATGGCGGCCCTGACGCTGGGGGCGGGCACCGACTACACCATCTTTTTCATCGGCCGCTACCACGAGGGCCGGCGTCGCGGTGTCACGCCCGCGCGAGCGCTCACCGACGCATACCGCGCGGTCGCGCCGGTGGTGATCGGTTCGGCGCTGACCATCGCCTCCGCGCTGGCGGCTCTGGGCTTCGCCGAGGTAGGGATGTTCCGCAGCACCGGAATACCGTGCGCCGTAGCGATTCTCGTCGTGATGGCGGCGGCGCTGACGCTGACGCCGGCGCTGATGAGCGTGGCCGTTCGCCGGGGCTTCCTCGAGCCGCGACCGTCGTCGACCGCGCCGCGCTGGCGCCGCATCGGAGCGGTGGTGGCGCGTTGGCCCGGCCCGATCCTGATCACCGCGGGCGCGCTGATCGCGCTGGCCGCGCTGCCGCTAGCGGGCATGCGGGTGGGGTGGAACGAACCCGCCGCCACGCCGTCGACCGCCGACTCCAGTCGCGGCTATGCGGATGCCGGCCGGCACTTCGCGGCCAATGCGCTGCTGCCCGACGTCGTCACCGTCGAGGCCGACCGTGACCTGCGCACACCGGCCGGGCTGATCGCCATCGAGCGGATCACTCGCCAGATCATGGCCATACCCGGCGTTCGGACGGTGCAGTCCGCCAGCCGTCCCGACGGCAGGGTGCCCGACCAGGCGACGTTGAGCTATCAGGCCGGCGTGCTCGGCCGTCAATTCGGGGAAGCGATCGATGCGCTAACGCAGCGGCTCGGCCGCATTTCCGAGCTGGACGACGCGTTGGCGCGCACGCAATCGGCGGTGGACAGCCTCGGCGGCGGATTGCGCGGCGGCGCGGCCGGGCTTCGTGACATGTCGTCGGCCGCACAAGATATGCGCTCCGGATTGGACGGCGTACAGCGCACCGTCACGACCGTGTCCGGTTACCTTGACCCGCTGCGGGATTTCGTG is from Mycobacterium conspicuum and encodes:
- a CDS encoding D-alanine--D-alanine ligase family protein, which produces MTASGRVRVAVVFGGRSNEHAISCVSAGSILRNLDPQKFEVVAIGITPEGSWVLTDGDPDALAITNRQLPAVSSQSGTELALPADPRRSGQLVSLQPGASEVLASVDVVFPVLHGPYGEDGTIQGLLELAGVPYVGAGVLASATGMDKEFTKKLLVAEGLPVGAHAVLRPSRATLDSGECERLGLPVFVKPARGGSSIGVNRVSSWDQLPAAIADARRHDPKVIVEAAIIGRELECGVLEMPDGTVQASTVGEIRVAGVRGREDSFYDFATKYLDDAAELDVPAKIDDDIADAVRQLAIRAFRAIDCQGLARVDFFLTDDGPVINEINTMPGFTTISMYPRMWAASGVDYPTLLATMVQTALARGAGLR
- a CDS encoding DUF3515 domain-containing protein, with the protein product MAGDPGDAGAPPRALIIAAIALAVVAIGVILVIAATRQAPSRPLALPGVPAPHATDGACQALQRALPEKLGDYQRAPLAQPAPEGATAWRAGPDSEPVVLRCGLDRPAEFVVGSPIQMVDRVQWFRVDKSWYTVDRPVYIALTLPSGSGPTPIQELSEVIDRTIAAVPIDPGPVG
- a CDS encoding thiamine-phosphate kinase; the protein is MGESPTLRQLGEFAVIDRLVRGRRQPVEVAVGPGDDAAVVAAGDGRAVVSTDVLVQDRHFRLDWSTPHDVGRKAIAQNAADIEAMGGRAVAFVAGFGAPGETPTAQVDELVDGLWEEAQRLGAGIVGGDLVSCPQWVLSVTVLGDLDGRAPVLRSGATAGSTVAVAGDLGRSAAGYALWHNDIAGFDELRRRHLVPRPPYGQGAVAAVAGAQAMIDVSDGLIADLGHVADASGVGIELFRAGLAADHDALVDAGAAAGADPWSWVLSGGEDHALAACFAGAVPDGWRVIGRVLDGPARLLVDGEPWRGNAGWQSFGQ
- a CDS encoding DUF1330 domain-containing protein, with product MTVYAIAQLRFTDRAAYDRYQASFMEVFARHQGTLLAADESPEVVEGQWDREKVVLMSFPDEAAFRRWAESPEYQQISRDRRAGADTVVLLAKGLR
- a CDS encoding uracil-DNA glycosylase; amino-acid sequence: MTARPLRELVEQGWAAALEPVADHVAQMGQFLRAEIEAGRRYLPAGPNVLRAFTFPFDKVRVLIVGQDPYPTPGHAVGLSFSVAPEVRPLPRSLENIFSEYSADLGHPPPSCGDLTPWAERGVMLLNRVLTVRPSYPASHRGKGWEAVTECAIRALVARSQPMVAILWGRDASTLKPMLAEGDCVAIESPHPSPLSASRGFFGSRPFSRANELLAQMGAEPIDWRLP
- a CDS encoding NADP-dependent oxidoreductase, whose protein sequence is MTALRAHRRGGPEVLVVEQAPVPVPAVGEVLVAVHAAAITFDELTWDETWARNPAILSHEISGVVSEIASGVTEFKPGDAVYGLVDFDRDGGAAEFVAVPAAQLAAKPSTVSHAEAAALPLAGLTALQALVDQAAVRPGESVLVHGGAGGVGALTVQLAAIFGANVTATIRSDATELVRGFGAQRVIDVRAESFEDSGPYDVIVDSVGGEILPRSCAVLRPGGRLITLSAPPPEGVTATFFVVTPNRDQLAELAGLVDSGRLRVPIAETFPLAEGRQAFESGQRRNRRAGKTVLEVKPGS
- a CDS encoding oxidoreductase; amino-acid sequence: MARWLITGCSTGFGREIARAALEAGHSVVVTARRADAVADFADEFPDRALAVALDVTDAGQVAAAVSAAEDAFGGIDVLVNNAGHGYLSAVEEGEDAEVRKLFDVNYFGAVDMIKAVLPAMRARGSGHIINMSSMTGLVANPPNAYYSSTKFALEAVTEALATEVRPLGIKVTAIEPGAFRTDWATRSMKESATPIPDYADVKARKDLIKQFADHLPGDPRKVAEAVLMVTKLDDPPLRLLLGRDVLKAMRDKIAATSASIEEWKAVTKDVNFPA